Proteins from a genomic interval of Undibacterium parvum:
- the tfpZ gene encoding TfpX/TfpZ family type IV pilin accessory protein: MIAATLYFSSRWKAFSLHIAISTCIALLSAALVFGLWYPWPYRVLAGGQTLFFIVLAVDLILGPLLTFVIFDISKSKAAIVLDLCVIGVLQIIGLGYGLHIVFQARPVAMVFEVDRFRIISDLDVRKQELPSALPGLQQLSLSGPKLLGTRKPKNADEQFEAIELGMQGVDIGVRPSFWQPYSLSIPDVLSKARPLSSMYSAYPKRVAEIKEELKKINRLPDDLRFLPLTGRQENWSILVDAKSGEVLGYLPVDGFLTQ, from the coding sequence ATGATAGCTGCCACTTTGTATTTTTCTAGTCGTTGGAAGGCATTTTCTCTGCATATCGCAATTTCGACATGCATTGCCTTACTAAGTGCTGCATTGGTGTTTGGGCTTTGGTATCCTTGGCCCTATCGTGTGCTTGCCGGCGGGCAAACCTTGTTTTTCATCGTTCTTGCGGTTGATCTTATCCTTGGCCCCTTACTAACTTTTGTTATATTTGATATCAGTAAATCCAAAGCGGCTATAGTTCTTGATTTGTGCGTAATCGGTGTGCTGCAAATAATTGGTTTAGGCTACGGTCTTCATATTGTTTTTCAGGCACGCCCGGTCGCCATGGTATTTGAGGTTGATCGCTTTCGTATCATTAGTGATCTTGATGTAAGAAAGCAGGAGTTGCCTAGTGCACTCCCTGGCTTGCAGCAACTCTCCTTATCGGGACCCAAACTGCTAGGTACTCGCAAACCAAAAAATGCGGATGAACAATTTGAAGCGATAGAACTTGGTATGCAGGGGGTAGATATTGGTGTCAGACCTTCATTCTGGCAGCCTTATTCCTTGTCGATTCCTGATGTGTTGAGTAAAGCCAGGCCTTTGTCCAGTATGTATTCGGCTTATCCCAAGCGCGTTGCCGAGATAAAAGAAGAACTAAAGAAAATAAACCGCTTACCGGATGATCTAAGATTTTTACCATTAACTGGACGGCAAGAAAACTGGTCGATCCTGGTTGATGCCAAGAGTGGAGAGGTGCTTGGATATCTTCCCGTAGATGGATTTTTGACTCAGTAA
- a CDS encoding pilin, whose product MKSMQLKQRAQAGFTLIELMIVVAIIGILAAVALPAYKDYTLRAKMSEVVLAGSACRTAITEAYQTATSLPAANKWGCEVPTASGTKYVDSIATSDAGVITVKATTAFKDARADGLLVTMIPLKTLPSTAVTAAGDSIVAWLCGGSGTTISATLLPASCRG is encoded by the coding sequence ATGAAATCCATGCAATTAAAACAACGCGCACAAGCAGGTTTTACTCTGATCGAATTGATGATCGTGGTTGCGATTATCGGTATTTTGGCTGCCGTTGCATTGCCAGCATATAAAGATTACACACTGCGTGCAAAAATGTCAGAAGTTGTCTTGGCTGGTTCTGCTTGCCGTACTGCAATTACAGAAGCTTATCAAACAGCAACTTCATTGCCTGCCGCAAATAAGTGGGGTTGTGAAGTTCCAACCGCTAGTGGCACTAAGTATGTCGATTCCATCGCTACCTCTGATGCAGGTGTTATTACAGTAAAAGCAACAACAGCATTTAAAGATGCACGTGCAGATGGATTGCTTGTCACTATGATTCCATTAAAGACCCTTCCTAGCACTGCTGTTACGGCTGCTGGTGATAGTATTGTAGCTTGGTTGTGTGGTGGTTCCGGTACGACAATTTCCGCTACATTATTGCCAGCATCTTGCCGCGGCTAA
- a CDS encoding FHA domain-containing protein — translation MAKIIVTLNGQVKYDVSLLKARFSIGRRPENDLVLDQATVSGHHAAIDRTSVGIFILDLGSTNGTLVNGQPITKHLLQHEDVIEVGKYRLKFQHGHNNSHEASAVLSTAALSVGDGSQLPKLVAKVKVLSGTNAGRELLLDKAVTSLGRAGVLVVTISKQHQHYVAAKLEGGAARINDRLLEAEPVLLRDGDELDLAGTRMKFSVATEK, via the coding sequence ATGGCGAAAATTATCGTCACCCTCAATGGACAAGTCAAATACGACGTCAGCCTACTAAAAGCACGTTTCAGTATAGGACGGCGTCCAGAAAATGATTTAGTACTCGATCAAGCAACCGTTAGCGGCCACCATGCCGCGATAGACCGCACCTCGGTTGGTATTTTTATTCTTGATTTAGGCAGCACTAATGGCACTTTGGTGAATGGTCAACCAATTACTAAACATCTGCTTCAACATGAGGACGTGATTGAAGTCGGTAAATACCGGCTTAAATTTCAACATGGGCACAATAATTCGCACGAAGCGTCAGCCGTGCTGAGTACCGCAGCTTTGTCTGTCGGCGATGGCTCGCAATTACCCAAGCTAGTGGCTAAAGTAAAAGTGCTCAGTGGTACGAATGCCGGGCGTGAGTTGCTTCTGGATAAAGCAGTAACTAGCTTGGGTCGTGCGGGTGTGCTGGTCGTTACTATTAGTAAGCAACATCAGCATTACGTGGCGGCTAAGCTGGAGGGCGGTGCTGCGAGGATTAATGATCGCCTATTGGAGGCCGAGCCTGTATTACTGCGCGATGGCGATGAACTCGATCTTGCAGGAACCAGAATGAAGTTTTCCGTTGCGACTGAAAAATAG
- a CDS encoding Stp1/IreP family PP2C-type Ser/Thr phosphatase: MPLQSVLEFAGRSDTGRVRAQNEDAFEICEGLGLAVLADGMGGYNAGEVASRMCVELISEFLQQKQQAVWMPIFSRPAVLGVRWLNDAITLANTSVYDASHENQAYLGMGTTVVVALSHQDKLLIAHVGDSRAYRFRLGELSQLTRDHSVLQAQIDAGLISEKDARFSPIKNLITRAVGAQESVEIEIHVHQMEVGDVYLLCSDGLTDMLNHIEIHHIMHQYSAQLDECCQVLIENANQFGGKDNISVVLIKVTELHQRKLMEYIFAS, translated from the coding sequence ATGCCACTTCAATCCGTGCTCGAGTTTGCTGGTCGCTCCGATACTGGACGAGTGCGCGCGCAGAATGAAGATGCATTTGAAATATGTGAAGGCCTAGGTTTGGCTGTTCTTGCCGATGGTATGGGCGGCTATAACGCTGGCGAAGTCGCCAGTCGTATGTGTGTAGAACTAATCTCCGAATTCTTACAACAAAAACAACAAGCAGTCTGGATGCCAATATTTTCTCGACCAGCTGTGCTTGGAGTACGATGGTTGAATGACGCAATTACGCTTGCAAATACAAGTGTTTATGATGCTTCGCACGAGAACCAAGCCTATTTGGGAATGGGAACGACTGTCGTTGTTGCCTTGAGTCACCAGGATAAACTGCTGATCGCACATGTAGGCGATTCTCGCGCATATCGATTCCGACTGGGCGAGCTTTCGCAACTGACTAGGGATCATTCTGTCTTGCAGGCGCAGATAGACGCAGGTCTCATTTCTGAAAAAGACGCACGTTTTTCACCGATCAAGAACTTGATTACACGTGCCGTTGGAGCACAAGAGAGCGTGGAAATCGAAATACATGTACATCAAATGGAAGTAGGTGATGTGTATTTACTCTGTTCTGATGGGCTAACGGACATGCTCAACCACATAGAAATTCATCACATCATGCATCAATATAGCGCTCAGCTTGACGAATGTTGCCAAGTGCTCATTGAAAATGCCAACCAGTTTGGTGGCAAGGATAATATTTCCGTAGTCTTAATCAAAGTCACCGAACTCCATCAGCGAAAATTGATGGAATATATTTTTGCTAGCTAG
- the sucD gene encoding succinate--CoA ligase subunit alpha: protein MSILINKDTKVITQGITGKTGQFHTRMCRDYANGQNCFVAGVNPKKAGEDFEGIPIFANVSEAKAATGATVSVIYVPPAGAAAAIWEAVEADLDLAICITEGIPVRDMMMLKDRMAKSGSKTKLLGPNCPGLITPDEIKIGIMPGHIHRKGRIGVVSRSGTLTYEAVGQLTALGLGQSSAVGIGGDPINGLKHIDIMQMFNDDPDTDAVIMIGEIGGPDEANASYWVRDNMKKPVVGFIAGVTAPPGKRMGHAGALISGGADTAQSKLDIMEECGIKATKNPSEMARLLKAML, encoded by the coding sequence ATGTCGATCCTGATCAATAAAGATACAAAAGTTATTACCCAAGGTATTACCGGCAAGACTGGTCAATTCCATACTCGCATGTGTCGCGATTACGCTAACGGACAAAATTGTTTCGTGGCTGGCGTAAATCCGAAAAAAGCGGGCGAAGATTTTGAAGGTATTCCTATTTTCGCCAACGTATCAGAAGCCAAAGCTGCCACTGGCGCAACTGTTTCGGTAATCTATGTGCCGCCTGCTGGTGCCGCAGCTGCAATTTGGGAAGCGGTAGAAGCTGACCTCGATTTGGCGATTTGCATTACCGAAGGTATTCCTGTTCGCGACATGATGATGTTGAAAGACCGCATGGCGAAATCGGGCAGCAAGACAAAATTGTTGGGTCCTAACTGCCCAGGCTTGATCACTCCAGATGAAATCAAGATTGGCATCATGCCAGGTCACATCCATCGTAAAGGTCGTATCGGTGTGGTTTCACGTTCTGGTACCTTGACTTACGAAGCGGTTGGTCAATTGACTGCGCTTGGCCTGGGTCAATCTTCTGCGGTTGGTATTGGTGGCGATCCTATCAATGGCTTGAAGCACATCGACATCATGCAGATGTTTAATGATGATCCAGACACTGATGCCGTGATTATGATTGGTGAAATCGGCGGCCCGGATGAAGCCAATGCTTCTTACTGGGTGCGTGATAACATGAAGAAGCCTGTGGTCGGCTTCATTGCAGGTGTTACCGCTCCTCCAGGTAAGCGTATGGGTCATGCCGGCGCCTTGATTTCAGGTGGTGCGGATACTGCACAATCCAAGCTCGATATCATGGAAGAATGTGGCATCAAAGCGACAAAAAATCCGTCAGAAATGGCACGCTTGCTTAAAGCAATGTTGTAA
- the sucC gene encoding ADP-forming succinate--CoA ligase subunit beta has translation MKGRRMKIHEYQGKEILRKFGVTVPRGIPCLSVDEAVKAAETLGGPVWVVKAQIHAGGRGKGGGVKVAKSLEQVREYAEAILGMQLITHQTSPEGQKVRRLLIEEGADIQKELYVSMVTDRVSQRVVLMASSEGGMDIEEVAESHPELLHSIAIDPTAGLQDEEADAIARKIGVPDASVVDARNQLKGLYAAFMATDCSLAEINPLILTGSGKVIALDAKFNFDANALFRQPEIVAYRDLDEEDPAEIEASKFDLAYISLDGNIGCLVNGAGLAMATMDTIKLFGGEPANFLDVGGGATAEKVTEAFKIMLKNPGLKAILVNIFGGIMRCDVIAEGVITASKAVSLQVPLVVRMKGTNEDIGKKMLADSGLPIIAADTMEEAAQKVVAAAQAK, from the coding sequence CTGAAGGGAAGACGTATGAAAATTCATGAGTATCAGGGTAAAGAAATCCTCCGTAAATTTGGAGTGACAGTACCTCGCGGTATCCCGTGCCTGTCTGTTGACGAGGCAGTCAAAGCGGCAGAAACTCTGGGCGGCCCGGTATGGGTTGTCAAGGCGCAAATCCATGCGGGTGGCCGTGGTAAAGGCGGCGGCGTCAAAGTTGCAAAGTCCCTAGAGCAAGTACGCGAATACGCAGAAGCTATTCTGGGTATGCAGCTGATTACTCATCAGACCAGTCCAGAAGGACAAAAAGTTCGCCGGCTTCTGATCGAAGAAGGTGCTGACATTCAGAAGGAGTTGTATGTCAGTATGGTGACTGACCGTGTTAGCCAACGCGTAGTATTGATGGCGTCTTCTGAAGGTGGCATGGACATTGAGGAAGTGGCTGAAAGTCACCCTGAATTATTGCATTCGATCGCGATTGATCCTACAGCTGGTTTGCAAGACGAAGAAGCTGATGCGATCGCCCGTAAAATTGGCGTGCCAGACGCATCCGTGGTTGATGCACGCAATCAGTTAAAAGGTTTGTATGCTGCATTCATGGCAACTGACTGCTCACTGGCTGAAATCAATCCCTTGATTTTGACCGGTTCGGGCAAAGTCATCGCGCTTGATGCCAAGTTCAACTTCGATGCAAATGCCTTGTTCCGTCAACCAGAAATCGTTGCTTACCGCGATCTGGACGAAGAAGACCCAGCTGAAATCGAAGCCTCAAAATTCGACTTGGCTTACATTTCTCTTGATGGCAATATTGGCTGTCTGGTTAATGGCGCAGGTTTGGCGATGGCGACCATGGATACAATCAAGTTGTTCGGTGGTGAGCCGGCTAACTTCCTTGATGTTGGTGGTGGCGCGACGGCAGAGAAAGTTACCGAAGCCTTCAAAATCATGCTTAAAAACCCAGGTTTGAAAGCTATTTTGGTGAATATTTTTGGTGGCATCATGCGTTGTGACGTGATTGCGGAGGGCGTGATTACTGCGTCTAAAGCGGTTTCCTTGCAAGTACCTTTGGTAGTGCGTATGAAGGGGACTAACGAAGATATCGGCAAGAAGATGCTGGCTGACTCTGGTTTGCCTATCATTGCTGCAGACACCATGGAAGAAGCGGCGCAGAAAGTTGTTGCCGCTGCCCAAGCTAAATAA
- a CDS encoding DUF2889 domain-containing protein: protein MPLSPPTIRRALKHTRTITIQAFARDDGLWDFDAQIIDCKTRDIALASGVRPNGSAIHDLSLRITIDTSLNIIDANAVSDAVPYPGFCNTIGPEYKKLIGLNLMQQFRQGVKQRLSGINGCTHITELAQILPTAAVQAFAGDVLNTRDGANDDAQHTQQPFQLNRCHALRLDGPAVVQYYPRWAI from the coding sequence ATGCCCTTATCTCCACCTACAATTCGACGTGCGTTGAAGCATACGCGCACCATCACTATCCAAGCGTTCGCACGTGACGATGGATTGTGGGATTTTGACGCTCAAATTATTGACTGTAAAACGCGTGACATTGCGCTCGCTTCCGGCGTTCGTCCTAATGGTTCGGCCATTCATGATTTGAGTCTTCGCATTACGATCGATACTAGTTTAAATATCATTGACGCAAATGCTGTCTCTGATGCCGTACCATATCCAGGTTTTTGCAATACGATAGGGCCTGAATACAAAAAGCTTATCGGTCTCAATTTAATGCAGCAATTTCGTCAGGGCGTAAAGCAACGGCTCTCCGGCATTAATGGCTGCACGCATATTACCGAATTAGCACAAATTCTTCCAACCGCAGCAGTTCAGGCTTTTGCAGGTGATGTACTTAATACGCGTGATGGCGCAAATGATGACGCCCAGCACACGCAGCAACCGTTTCAACTCAATCGTTGTCATGCATTAAGGCTAGATGGTCCAGCCGTGGTGCAATATTATCCGCGCTGGGCAATCTAG
- the recX gene encoding recombination regulator RecX: MFKVKVSLKARALRYLSMREHSRLELGRKLSRYAEEADDVPALLDVLEAAQFLSEERFSVSLVRRRQARFGNQRIFLELQSHNIEKTEIEKIKSQLIESEAVRAIEVLHRKYRLEPADHIERAKQMQFLQKRGFSGGAIQAAMRAKRDNGDDDA, translated from the coding sequence ATGTTTAAAGTAAAAGTAAGTCTTAAAGCAAGAGCATTGCGTTACCTTTCTATGCGCGAACATAGCCGTTTGGAATTGGGGCGAAAGTTGTCTCGCTATGCAGAGGAAGCTGACGATGTGCCTGCATTGCTCGACGTATTAGAAGCCGCACAATTCCTGTCAGAGGAGAGGTTTTCTGTGTCCTTGGTAAGGCGACGGCAGGCTAGGTTCGGCAATCAACGTATTTTTTTAGAGTTGCAAAGTCATAATATCGAGAAGACCGAAATTGAAAAAATAAAGTCGCAGTTGATTGAGTCGGAAGCCGTAAGAGCGATTGAGGTCCTGCATAGAAAATACCGACTCGAACCAGCAGATCATATAGAGCGCGCAAAGCAAATGCAGTTTTTGCAGAAGCGTGGCTTTTCCGGTGGGGCAATTCAAGCGGCAATGCGGGCAAAGAGAGATAACGGAGATGATGACGCCTGA
- the recA gene encoding recombinase RecA: MDDKKSDNSSEKSKALAAALAQIEKQFGKGSVMRLADGAVIEEIQVVSTGSLGLDIALGVGGLPRGRVVEIYGPESSGKTTLTLQVIAEMQKLGGTCAFIDAEHALDVGYAQKLGVNLPDLLISQPDTGEQALEITDALVRSGSVDLIVIDSVAALTPRAEIEGDMGDSLPGLQARLMSQALRKLTGSINRTNTLVIFINQIRMKIGVMFGSPETTTGGNALKFYASVRLDIRRTGSIKSGDEVIGNETKVKVVKNKVAPPFKEAHFDILYGAGTSREGEILDLGADAKIIEKAGSWYSYNGERIGQGKDNARNFLVERPALAHEIENKVRVQLGVPLLPPLAVSE, translated from the coding sequence ATGGACGATAAAAAATCTGACAACAGCTCTGAAAAGAGTAAGGCTCTAGCTGCCGCACTGGCGCAAATTGAAAAACAGTTTGGTAAGGGCTCGGTCATGCGCCTCGCTGATGGTGCAGTTATAGAAGAAATTCAAGTTGTTTCTACAGGCTCTTTGGGCTTAGATATTGCGCTGGGTGTCGGTGGCTTGCCGCGTGGTCGCGTGGTTGAGATTTACGGACCTGAGTCTTCCGGTAAGACCACTCTGACTTTGCAAGTCATTGCAGAAATGCAAAAACTAGGCGGAACATGTGCGTTTATTGATGCCGAGCATGCACTGGATGTCGGTTATGCCCAGAAATTAGGCGTTAATCTCCCTGATCTCTTGATTTCTCAACCTGATACTGGTGAGCAGGCATTGGAAATTACGGATGCTTTAGTGCGCTCAGGTAGTGTTGATCTGATTGTCATCGATTCTGTTGCTGCACTGACTCCACGCGCCGAAATTGAAGGTGATATGGGCGATTCTCTGCCAGGTTTGCAAGCGCGTCTAATGTCGCAGGCATTGCGAAAATTAACGGGCAGTATTAATCGTACCAATACTTTGGTGATTTTCATTAACCAAATTCGTATGAAAATCGGTGTTATGTTCGGCAGTCCAGAAACCACTACCGGTGGTAATGCATTGAAATTTTATGCTTCTGTTCGATTGGATATTCGACGTACCGGCTCGATCAAATCAGGCGATGAAGTGATCGGGAATGAGACTAAAGTTAAAGTCGTCAAGAATAAAGTTGCGCCGCCGTTTAAAGAGGCACATTTTGATATTCTTTATGGAGCAGGTACGTCGCGCGAAGGCGAAATTTTGGATCTGGGTGCCGATGCAAAAATTATTGAGAAAGCTGGTTCTTGGTATAGCTATAACGGTGAGCGTATTGGACAAGGTAAGGATAATGCGCGTAATTTCCTGGTAGAACGCCCAGCCTTGGCGCACGAAATAGAGAATAAAGTCAGGGTGCAACTAGGCGTGCCTTTATTACCACCGTTAGCAGTTAGCGAATAA
- the tal gene encoding transaldolase has translation MNQLEQLKQYTTVVADTGDFQSMQAYAPRDATTNPSLILKAVQKTEYLPLLERVLQQHASKSIDEIIDRLLIAFGLKILEIVPGRVSTETDARLSFDTEKTVAKGRHLIALYQEAGIPQERVLIKIASTWEGIQAARILEKEGIRCNMTLLFCLPQAIACAEAGAQLISPFVGRIYDWYKKQTGQEIYGADDPGVLSVKKIYTYYRKFGYATEIMGASFRNTSQILELAGCDLLTISPDLLQKLSDSTVSLTPKLNKEAAQASDLQKLAMDENSFRFHLNEDAMATEKLAEGIRMFCADTLKLEQMIATMR, from the coding sequence ATGAATCAACTTGAACAACTCAAGCAGTACACCACCGTCGTTGCTGATACTGGCGACTTTCAATCCATGCAAGCGTATGCACCGCGTGACGCGACAACCAATCCATCCTTGATATTGAAAGCGGTGCAAAAAACCGAATATCTGCCATTATTGGAGCGAGTTTTACAGCAGCACGCGAGCAAATCGATAGATGAAATTATTGACCGTCTGTTGATTGCATTTGGTCTAAAAATCCTCGAAATCGTACCGGGTCGGGTCTCTACTGAAACGGATGCACGACTATCGTTTGATACAGAAAAAACGGTCGCCAAAGGTCGACATTTAATCGCCTTGTATCAAGAGGCCGGGATTCCTCAAGAGAGAGTATTGATAAAAATTGCCTCTACATGGGAGGGGATACAGGCTGCTCGAATATTAGAGAAAGAAGGCATACGCTGTAATATGACACTGTTATTTTGCCTGCCGCAAGCGATCGCCTGTGCGGAGGCTGGTGCACAATTAATCTCGCCATTCGTTGGTCGAATTTATGACTGGTATAAGAAACAGACTGGGCAAGAAATTTATGGTGCGGATGACCCAGGAGTCTTGTCTGTGAAAAAGATCTATACCTACTACCGAAAATTTGGCTACGCCACCGAAATTATGGGCGCGAGCTTCCGCAATACTTCCCAGATTTTAGAGCTGGCGGGCTGTGATTTACTCACGATTAGCCCTGACCTGTTGCAAAAATTAAGTGATTCCACCGTTAGCTTGACTCCAAAATTGAATAAAGAGGCGGCGCAGGCATCGGATTTGCAGAAGTTAGCCATGGATGAAAACTCTTTTCGCTTCCACTTAAATGAAGATGCAATGGCAACCGAAAAACTGGCAGAGGGGATACGTATGTTCTGTGCGGATACACTCAAATTGGAGCAGATGATTGCCACAATGCGTTGA
- the selD gene encoding selenide, water dikinase SelD, protein MNTNETPIRLTSFSHGGGCGCKIAPGVLAEILKKSTGFPVPAALMVGIETSDDAAVYKLNDEQALIATTDFFMPIVDDPYDFGRIAATNAISDVYAMGGTPIMALALVGMPINQLPLEVIGQVIQGGESICAQAGIPIAGGHTIDSVEPIYGLVVLGLIHPTKLKRNSDAKVGDKLILGKPIGVGILSAALKKQALDDAGYASMIANTTKLNKPGQALSALDGVSAMTDVTGFGLLGHLLEVCRGAQVGARLNMSTIPLLPQVAQLAEAGYITGASARNWEAYGKDVKLNGVSAVQQALLSDPQTSGGLLVACDAGSVERVLEIFRSGDFLDASVIGDIVAGTSIVEVNP, encoded by the coding sequence ATGAATACGAATGAAACTCCGATAAGGCTGACTTCTTTCTCGCACGGTGGTGGCTGCGGTTGCAAAATTGCGCCCGGTGTACTGGCCGAGATATTAAAAAAATCGACCGGCTTTCCGGTGCCTGCGGCCTTAATGGTTGGTATTGAAACCTCTGACGATGCCGCAGTATATAAACTCAACGACGAGCAGGCGCTGATTGCGACTACTGATTTTTTTATGCCTATCGTCGATGATCCTTATGATTTTGGCCGAATAGCTGCAACCAATGCGATTTCTGACGTCTATGCGATGGGCGGCACACCTATCATGGCCTTGGCTTTAGTGGGCATGCCAATTAACCAGTTGCCGTTAGAGGTGATTGGGCAAGTGATCCAGGGCGGTGAGAGTATTTGCGCGCAAGCGGGTATCCCAATAGCAGGTGGACATACGATAGATTCAGTAGAACCAATTTACGGTTTGGTGGTATTGGGCTTAATTCACCCTACTAAACTCAAGCGCAATTCCGATGCCAAAGTGGGTGACAAGCTCATACTTGGCAAGCCTATCGGCGTTGGCATCTTGTCGGCGGCGCTGAAAAAACAAGCCTTAGATGATGCCGGATATGCCAGCATGATTGCGAATACGACTAAGTTGAATAAGCCAGGGCAAGCACTGTCCGCCTTGGATGGGGTGAGTGCCATGACCGATGTTACTGGATTCGGTTTGCTTGGACACCTGTTGGAAGTGTGTCGTGGCGCGCAAGTTGGTGCGCGCTTGAACATGTCAACGATCCCTTTATTGCCACAAGTGGCGCAACTGGCTGAGGCCGGTTATATCACGGGCGCATCGGCACGAAATTGGGAGGCTTACGGTAAGGACGTCAAACTTAATGGAGTAAGTGCTGTACAGCAAGCTTTGTTGAGTGATCCGCAAACCTCGGGTGGCTTATTAGTAGCCTGTGATGCTGGCTCGGTAGAGCGGGTTTTAGAAATATTTAGAAGCGGTGATTTTTTGGATGCATCCGTAATAGGTGATATTGTTGCGGGAACAAGTATAGTAGAAGTAAACCCTTGA
- a CDS encoding DEAD/DEAH box helicase has product MTFETLGLHTSILRAITDSGYTDPTAVQIQAVPAAIAGRDLLVSSQTGSGKTAAFMLPALHKFATAADSLEVTAADKTPNQERQSARSRGERPRFQAAKPKMLVLTPTRELALQVTTATEKYSAYSRKIKAVSILGGMPYPKQMQLLSRNPEILVATPGRLIDHMESGKIDFSELEILVLDEADRMLDMGFIDDIEKIVAATPESRQTMLFSATLDGVVGNMARRITKDPMIIQIAGSATKHENITQKVHFVDDLSHKNRMLDHLLRDESVDQAVVFTATKRDADTIADRLNIAGFAAAALHGDMHQGARNRTLDALRRGQVRVLVATDVAARGIDVPAITHVFNYDLPKFPEDYVHRIGRTGRAGRNGVAISLVNHAEGINVKRIERFTKQLIPVDVIEGFEPKKSAVASRSTARKPGGWKPGDTRSSGGGYGANSNGNSSKPGQRTFSKPNSPSSNGPRSEVGGGYKGSNPRSGDANGNRRSFGDR; this is encoded by the coding sequence ATGACTTTTGAAACACTAGGCCTGCACACGTCCATACTCCGCGCTATCACTGACAGTGGTTACACAGACCCTACAGCGGTACAGATCCAGGCTGTGCCTGCCGCGATCGCGGGACGTGACTTGCTGGTTTCTTCCCAGACGGGTTCAGGAAAAACAGCGGCTTTTATGTTGCCAGCCTTGCATAAATTTGCAACTGCAGCCGACAGCCTCGAAGTAACTGCCGCTGACAAGACGCCAAATCAGGAGCGTCAGTCGGCCCGTTCACGTGGCGAACGTCCACGTTTTCAAGCAGCTAAACCAAAAATGTTGGTATTGACACCAACCCGTGAATTAGCCTTGCAAGTGACTACAGCAACAGAAAAATACAGTGCTTACTCACGTAAGATCAAGGCTGTGTCTATCTTGGGTGGTATGCCTTACCCTAAGCAAATGCAATTACTGTCACGCAATCCAGAAATTTTGGTCGCCACTCCAGGTCGTTTGATTGATCACATGGAATCGGGCAAGATCGATTTTTCTGAATTAGAAATTTTGGTTTTGGATGAAGCGGATCGCATGTTGGATATGGGTTTTATCGATGATATCGAAAAAATCGTTGCCGCGACTCCAGAGTCACGTCAAACCATGCTGTTCTCCGCTACGCTTGATGGCGTCGTCGGTAATATGGCGCGCCGTATCACTAAAGATCCTATGATCATTCAGATCGCCGGTTCTGCGACTAAGCACGAAAACATTACGCAAAAAGTTCACTTCGTTGATGATCTGTCGCACAAAAATCGTATGCTCGATCATTTGTTACGTGATGAGTCGGTTGATCAAGCCGTTGTATTTACTGCAACTAAGCGTGATGCTGATACCATCGCAGACCGTTTGAATATCGCTGGTTTTGCTGCTGCCGCCTTGCATGGCGACATGCATCAAGGTGCCCGTAACCGTACTTTAGATGCTTTGCGTCGTGGTCAGGTTCGTGTCTTGGTGGCGACCGACGTTGCTGCTCGTGGTATCGACGTTCCAGCGATTACTCACGTATTTAACTACGATTTACCTAAATTCCCAGAGGATTACGTCCATCGTATCGGTCGTACTGGTCGCGCTGGCCGTAATGGTGTAGCGATTTCTTTGGTAAATCATGCTGAAGGCATCAACGTAAAGCGTATCGAGCGCTTCACTAAACAATTGATACCAGTCGATGTCATCGAAGGTTTTGAGCCTAAGAAGAGTGCCGTTGCTTCACGCTCTACAGCGCGCAAACCAGGTGGCTGGAAACCGGGTGATACACGTTCTAGTGGCGGCGGCTATGGTGCGAACTCTAATGGCAATAGTAGCAAGCCAGGCCAGCGTACCTTCAGTAAACCAAATAGCCCATCTAGCAATGGACCACGTAGTGAGGTTGGTGGTGGTTACAAGGGTAGCAACCCACGCTCTGGCGATGCTAACGGTAACCGTCGCTCATTCGGCGATCGGTAA